GGTTCAGCTGCGCTGCGGGTGTGGGGCTCGCGGCCGCAGCCGCGTCGGAAACGGAACTGGAGGGGACGTGTTCAGGCCGGCCGGAGCACGTCGGGGGTACGCCCGACCGCTTCAGACGTTGCGGAAGCGGTTGATCGCGTCGAGGTGCCGGGCGCGCATCTCGTGGTCGCGGACGCCGAGGCCCTCCTCGGGGGCGAGGGCGAGGACGCCGACCTTGCCCTGGTGGAGGTTGCGGTGGACGTCGTAGGCGGCCTGGCCGGTCTCCTCCAGGGAGTAGACCTTCGACAGGGTGGGGTGGATCTTGCCCTTGGCGACCAGGCGGTTGGCCTCCCACGCCTCGCGGTAGTTCGCGAAGTGCGAGCCGACGATCTTCTTCAGCGACATCCACAGGTAGCGGTTGTCGTACTCGTGCATGTAGCCCGAGGTGGAGGCGCAGGTGGTGATGGTGCCGCCCTTGCGGGTGACGTAGACCGAGGCGCCGAAGGTCTCGCGGCCCGGGTGCTCGAAGACGATGTCGATGTCCTCGCCGCCGGTCAGCTCGCGGATGCGCTTGCCGAAGCGCTTCCACTCCTTGGGGTCCTGGGTGTGCTCGTCCTTCCAGAACTTGTAGCCCTCGGCGTTGCGGTCGATGACCGCCTCGGCGCCCATGGCGCGGCAGATGGCCGCCTTCTCGGGGCTGGAGACCACGCAGATGGGGTTGGCGCCGCCGGCGAGCGCGAACTGGGTGGCGTACGAGCCGAGGCCGCCGCTGGCGCCCCAGATCAGGACGTTGTCGCCCTGCTTCATGCCGGCGCCGTTGCGGGAGACCAGCTGGCGGTACGCGGTGGAGTTGACCAACCCCGAGGCTGCGGCCTCCTCCCAGCTGAGGTGGTCCGGCTTCGGCATCAGCTGGTTCGACTTGACCAGGGCGATCTCGGCCAGGCCGCCGAAGTTCGTCTCGAAGCCCCAGATGCGCTGCTCCGGGTCCATCATGGTGTCGCCGTGGCCGTCGGCGCTCTCCAGTTCGACGGACAGGCAATGCGCGACGACGTGGTCGCCCGGTTTCCAGGCGTTGACGCCCACGCCGGTACGCAGCACGACGCCTGCCAGGTCCGAGCCGACGACGTGGTAGGGCAGGTCGTGCCGTTTGGCCTGTGGCGAGAGCCGGCCGTACCTCTCCAGGAAGGCGAAGGTCGGGACGGGCTCGAAGATCGAGCTCCACACGGTGTTGTAGTTCACCGAGCTGGCCATCACGGCAACGAGGGCCTCACCCGGCCCCAGTTCCGGAACCGGCACCTCGTCCACATGCAGCGACTTGCGCGGATCCTTTGCAAGGCTGTCCATTCCTTCGAAGAGAGCGGTCTCATCCTTTTGGACGGTCACCGCCCGGTACGACTGGGGTAGTGGCAGCGCACCGAAGTCGGCTGCCGTGCCGTCCGACGCGAGGATCGCGTCGAGAATGTCGTTCACACTGGGCCTCCGGTGAATTGAGAGTTGAGGCGTTCGGGGACTGGCGGTCAATACACGCCCTCAATCACCGTTTCGCCGCCGAAGGTGTCGACCGGGGCGGGAGAGGACACCGAGTCGCCGATCTGTCCGGGCAGCCCAGGCACCCGGATGACGGTGTCCCGCTCAAGGTTGTGCGGCAGGAACATGCCTTTGCTGACGTGGTTCATCACGATCTGCCCGCGCCTGCCGTACGGGACGGCCTCCCCGGTGGCCGGGTCGACGACCGTGAAGGTGACGACGGGGCTCCGCGGGTCGTAGACGATGTCCTCGTCCGGCCCGAGACCGGGCCGTTCCTGTGCACTCTCGAGGATCATGAGGCTGCCGTACCGGCTGAGCATCCGCACGTTCGGAAAATACTCGTGCTGCAACTCGAAGCGCTCCTCGACGGTCATGTGCGCCCCGCCCCAGAACATCAGGTCGACCTTGGAATTGATCAGCTCGACCAGACGCGGATTGCGCGTACAGGCCCGCAGCAGAGGCGGCGTGACCACCAGCAGTGCCACCTGCTGCGTGCTGAGGATGTGCTCGGCCTGGCTGAGGAGGTGGTCGACGTAGGCCGCCGCTTGGTCGGTATCGCCTCGGCTGATCAGCTTCTTGACCCACCGGGGGTCCATGTCGATGGAGAACTTGATGGTGTTCTGCCGCTCGGCGATGTAGTCGTACATACCGCCGATCTTGTGTGGGCCGGTCGGTGTGAGGACCAGGATGTTCCCCGGATCGCGACCCGCGAACTGGGGGCCGTACAGCATGCGATTGACGGCGCTCTCGATCCAGTCCGGCATGAGGATCGCCCGCTTCGGCGCTCCAGTTGTCCCGCCACTCTCGAAGACCCTTGGTGCCCCTGTCTTGGGTCCGTACCCACGCGGGATGAGGTCCTCCACCGGCACCATGCGCAGTTCGTCGACGATGTTGGGGAACAGCCTCAGGTCATCGAAGGTCCGCACGTCGGTGATCGGGTCGAAGTCCAGGAGGGCCGCCCTCCTGAGCCAGAACGGGGAGCCTGTGTCGTTCCCGAAATGCCAGCGGATCGCCGTGCGAAGGTACTCTTCGGGGTCCGAAGGGTCGGTCGAGGGATCGAGTACATCCCAGCTCTGGTGTTCGGCCGTCTTGCTCATCGTTCCCTTCCCTGCCGCATCAGCAGTCTTGGGCTTCACGGCCTCGAGCACCGCCTCGGTGTGCTCTCCCAGCCGCGGGCCCGCCCACCGGACACTCCCCGGTGTGGCGGAAAGCCTGAAGGGCACGTTCTGCATACGGACGGAACCCAGCTCGTCGTCCGGAACGTCGATTGCCACGTTCCGGACTTGGAAGTGTGGGTCCTTCAGTACGTCGTCGACCTCGTAGATCGGTGCCACGGCGGCCTCCACCGCCTCGAACTCGGCGACGACCTCGTCGCGGCTGCGCTCCGCGATCCACCGCGACACCGCTTCGTCCACCACGGCACGGTGTGCGACGCGGCCGGTTCCGGTGGAGAACCATGCTTCTTCGATCAACTCCGGCCTGCCGACGAGCCGCATGACGCGATCCGCCACCGATTGTGCGGGGGCGGACACCGCCACCCAGCGGTCGTCCGCGCAGCGGTAGACGTTGCGCGGTGCGTTGCTGTTGGAGAGGTTTCCCACCCTGTCCGGCTTGAGTCCGAGCTTGTCGAACACGGGCAGCTGGGCACCGAGGGCGCCGATCATCGACTCGGTGATCGCCACGTCGGCGACCTGCCCTCGGCCTGTCAGGCCCCGGGCGTGCAGCGCGACCATCGTCGCGTAAGCCGCCTGCACGCCGGCCAAGGCATCGGCCAGTGGGAA
Above is a genomic segment from Streptomyces sp. NBC_01233 containing:
- the ccrA gene encoding crotonyl-CoA carboxylase/reductase; the encoded protein is MNDILDAILASDGTAADFGALPLPQSYRAVTVQKDETALFEGMDSLAKDPRKSLHVDEVPVPELGPGEALVAVMASSVNYNTVWSSIFEPVPTFAFLERYGRLSPQAKRHDLPYHVVGSDLAGVVLRTGVGVNAWKPGDHVVAHCLSVELESADGHGDTMMDPEQRIWGFETNFGGLAEIALVKSNQLMPKPDHLSWEEAAASGLVNSTAYRQLVSRNGAGMKQGDNVLIWGASGGLGSYATQFALAGGANPICVVSSPEKAAICRAMGAEAVIDRNAEGYKFWKDEHTQDPKEWKRFGKRIRELTGGEDIDIVFEHPGRETFGASVYVTRKGGTITTCASTSGYMHEYDNRYLWMSLKKIVGSHFANYREAWEANRLVAKGKIHPTLSKVYSLEETGQAAYDVHRNLHQGKVGVLALAPEEGLGVRDHEMRARHLDAINRFRNV
- a CDS encoding CoA transferase, yielding MEEAKTLPLADLTVIDIATLLAGPFAAALLGDYGADVIKVEHPSGDPLRRFGHAYQDVPLLWKVANRNKKSVVLDLKEPEGREHFLQLAAQADVVIENFRPGTLERWGIGPEVLERINPRLVLTRVTGFGQDGPYASRPGFGTLAEAMSGLAAMSGDPDGPPMLPPFPLADALAGVQAAYATMVALHARGLTGRGQVADVAITESMIGALGAQLPVFDKLGLKPDRVGNLSNSNAPRNVYRCADDRWVAVSAPAQSVADRVMRLVGRPELIEEAWFSTGTGRVAHRAVVDEAVSRWIAERSRDEVVAEFEAVEAAVAPIYEVDDVLKDPHFQVRNVAIDVPDDELGSVRMQNVPFRLSATPGSVRWAGPRLGEHTEAVLEAVKPKTADAAGKGTMSKTAEHQSWDVLDPSTDPSDPEEYLRTAIRWHFGNDTGSPFWLRRAALLDFDPITDVRTFDDLRLFPNIVDELRMVPVEDLIPRGYGPKTGAPRVFESGGTTGAPKRAILMPDWIESAVNRMLYGPQFAGRDPGNILVLTPTGPHKIGGMYDYIAERQNTIKFSIDMDPRWVKKLISRGDTDQAAAYVDHLLSQAEHILSTQQVALLVVTPPLLRACTRNPRLVELINSKVDLMFWGGAHMTVEERFELQHEYFPNVRMLSRYGSLMILESAQERPGLGPDEDIVYDPRSPVVTFTVVDPATGEAVPYGRRGQIVMNHVSKGMFLPHNLERDTVIRVPGLPGQIGDSVSSPAPVDTFGGETVIEGVY